The sequence ctattaacagttatttaacctttaacatgaacattaatcaaacgtaataatttttttctgggtacatgataccatacagcatccatatcaaacccaaaaacttaccacttccacacggatagggaggataactattaacagttatttaacctttaacatgaacattaatcaaacgtaatatttttttctgggtacatgataccatacagcatccatatcaaacccaaaaacttaccacttccacacggatagggaggataactattaacagttatttaacctttaacatgaacattaatcaaacgtaatcattttttctgggtacatggtaccatacagcatccatatcaaacccaaaaacttaccacttccacacggatagggaggataactattaacagttatttaacctttaacatgaacattaatcaaacgtaataattttttctgggtacatgataccatacagcatccatatcaaacccaaaaacttaccacttccacacagatagggaggataactattaacagttatttaacctttaacatgaacattaatcaaacgtaataatttttttctgggtacatgataccatacagcatccatatcaaacccaaaaacttaccacttccacacggatagggaggataactattaacagttatttaacctttaacatgaacattaatcaaacgtaatatttttttctgggtacatgataccatacagcatccatatcaaacttgcgcgggccgcactaacattaaactttcataaaaaggcgggggcctcaaactagtgtcctgcgggccccgcgggtttgagacccctgtgttacaaTCACCCATGCGACAAATTGgtcaacacaaataaacagcTGGAACATCATTTTCAGCTTTTTGCATTGCATAAAAAAAGTGCAATGCGACAAAGAATTTAACCCGACTTACCAGAACTGCCACTTTTGTCTTGGCCGTGAGGCTGCATCGGCTGAGAAGAATGTGTCGAGCTATGCGACGGGTGTTGAGACGACGGGCTCGTGCCGTCCTGGTCCGACTGGCTCGTTCTGTTCCACATGTTCACAGATCCGCCATTGTATTTACCTGGCAAGATGGTGAATTTGAGATAGTGAGCACCGTGCGTCGACTGCAGTGTTTACAACGGGCGTCCTCACCAGGATCTCCCCAAGCTGCTGTTCCATCATCAATCTCCATCCTTCGACGGATGGACTCTGGGGAAGGCTCCTCCCAGCCAGTTGCTGCTTCGTCCTTCGGGCCCACTGTGGGGATCGGACCACCCAACCAGCCTGATGACAGAATCACACCAATTTATCTATCGTAGTTCATTACAtctccaaaaatgaaaaaccaGGATGAAGACTTGAAACAGCGGTGCTAGTTAGTACAGTTGCTGGAGAGATGACAACATTCCCTTGAGCAAGGAAAGTCACATGACTAGTATGCACAGGATATTCACTGACCTGTAGGCTTGTTGTTGCCCCGTGACATGTTTGAGTCCGGACCTTTCCCCCACTCGCTGGAAGCATGAGAGGACTTCGAAGTGGACTCGCCCCAGTTCTGGGCACCCTGCTGATTCTTCGCCGGCTCCCCCCAGCTctggctcttattttgaaggttaGATTTGTGGACAGGGTCGCCCCAATTGGAGCCAGGGTTCGGAGTGCTCTGGTCTGGAGTATTGGATCCTCCGCTTCCCCCCCAGgtgttgctgctgctggtggtgttggtgttggtgCGACCCGGCTCGCTCCAGCATCCAGAACCGGAGCGGTCGCTGTCGCTATCCCAGCCTACTGAACCAGCCCCTTTGTGGGAGTCGCCCCAGTGGTTGTTAGAACCCGCTCTGGGACCGTCGCCGCCATTGCCCCAGCTTTCGTCTCCGTTTCCACTGTTGGAGGCCCAGCTCTGCTGCGGTTTGGGCGCATTAGTCCAAGTATTGGATCTGgaagataataaataatataataattatttataataataaaataataataaagctatTATAAAACATTAATTACCTTTCATCTTTGCTGATGTTGCCGCCTTTGTAAGCGGATCCATCATCCCAGCCACCTCCACTCGCTGGGCCCTTGTTATCCCACCCGGAATTTGATCTCTGATCCCCCCAACCGGTGCTTCCTGTGTCCGAGCCTGCGCAACCTGGGCCGCTTCCCCAGCCTGAACCTCCAGAGGTCTGGCTGGGAGCTGCCTGCCCTGTTCCCCAGCCGGAGCTATGCTTTCTTTCATCTGATCTGGGAGCCGGGGGCTGATTGTTAGAAGGGGGATTGACATCCCAGGCGGTGTTCTGCCGTATGGGCGTTTGTCCCCATCCAGTGTTCGACAGGACCCTCGGATCCACGTCGGTTCGACTCGGAACGGGTGCGAACGGTGCGCTGTTGGCTTTTCTTCGGTTCCCTCCCTTGGAGAGGCTGCCCTCTCTGTCTGAGCTGGACTGGCCTCCGGAGCTCTCGCCGCTTCCCTCGCTTCCTCCAGAGCGACCCCAGCCTCCTGTCACACCTGCCAGGCTTGCACTTCCGGGTCCTCCGGCGCCCATGCCCATGGCGTCGTCCTCGAGGCTTTTCCAGCCGTTGTTCGCGGCGCTTCCTTTGTGACTTTCAGCATCCGAGGGGTTGCCGCCGTGGCTTGTTCCCCACTCGGCGGCGGACATCTTTGTGGATGTcgacgaggacgaggaggaagaagatgcGCTGCTTCCCCAAGGGCGTGGTACCCCTAAGCTGGAGCCCATTGCAGTTTGGTTTACAGTTCCTGTGGATCCCGGGATTTGATTTGAACCGACGCCTCCACCCCACTGATTCGGGTTACCGGCCGGCCCTTGATCCCAGCGCGGTGCGCCAGCGCCGTGGTGGTTATTATTACTCTTAAAAGCAGCAGTAGAGGACATTTGGGGGTTCCCGCTTTGTGGGTTCACAGTGTCTAAATTCGGGGGGCCCTTATCTCCGAAGCAGGTAGACGCATCCCAAGGTGTGCCGAAAGTTCCGGGGCGCCCCGTTTCTCCTTGGGGATGCTGGGGTGCTGATGAAGTGTTTCCATTGGGCAGCAGACCACCGCTCCCGCCTCCAATGGAACCCCAGGAACATTCGCCGCTCATCTGGGGTGAGGCGATGGAGTTTGGTGGGCTCGAGGTCATTGTTgcgttagtagtagtagtagtagaagaagaagtagtATTCATCGTTATAGTGTTATTTGGTCCGTTTGATTCAGTGTTAAGGTTGGCGGGCTGCAGGCCACCGTTTCCGCCGTTGCCGCTTCCTAACACGTTGCCGCTTGATGTACCGTGATTCACCTCCATGTCTTCCATCATAGCGCCGTTATCTGGAGCTGCCATGCCGCCCCAGCCCAGCAAGGGGCCCTGTTGGGGCGCAAGAGCCAGTTTTGAATTCATCCCCTGAGGCTGTGGAGGCCGTTGGCCCTGGGACAACGGGCTCGGGCTTGGATTCTGCGACCAGGCACCGTGGTTGGCATTTGGGTGTATGGTGTTTGGAGTGGAGTCTCCATTCATGTAGGTGGTGCTTCCGCTGGAAGTCGTGATGGTGTTGCCTGGCTGGGTGCCCCAAACGCTGCTGTTATTAACGAGCTTGTTATGGTTACCCATGTTATTGCTGTCAATACCGCCGGACCCAGCCGCAGACAAGTGCGGCGGTCCGGTCATGTTGCTATTTCCGTTATTTGCACCACAGATTGTTCCGAGTCCTCCGTTGACCTGACGACTATTGCCGTTGCTGTCTCCGTTCAGCGAGACACCAACCATCATGGCAGAGGAGGGAGAAGACGCCGAGGACGACGCATTTGCCGACATCATCCCAGTTGTCGCAGCGATCGCCCCGAAGTTTTTCTCTGAGCCAGTCGAGGGGCTAGAGTCCGCGTCCATGCATTCTGACGCCAACTCGGGGTCTGATCCGGATCCGCAGccggaggaagaagaggaacaaGAGAAGGACGAAGAGGAAGGGGGCCAGACAGAAGAATTAGTCGAGGAGGGGTTGTTGGCTTTGTCCGTGCTTCCGTCCACTAGCACTTTTCCCCAGTTGCTGTTGCCGTCGCTACTGCAGGGAGAACCAGAAGACCAGGGAGACGGCTCATACTGAGAGTCCAAGCCAGGGTGTTCCAGACCTTGAAGCAAACACAAGAGATATATAGTGTTACAAAGtatccagggctctacattaaaaacaaaaaattacttgcccgtgaggaatccttaaggtgagaactacttgccccatgtaaaatgaaaagaccgccataatgatatcatctcatttttgtggcatcacatgagaatctcaaataaagattaaatgattatcatttcttgcgGTTGTTTTTACTACATAGGTCATGATTAAATAGATCAAATTGTGGATCAAATTGTGgaagacacatttgtgtactacagtaaacctcggatatatcggattcaattgttcccactggttttgtccgatataagcaaaatccgttatatgcgtataccggaaaatgtcacagttccacatgtccaaaaggagtaggaagaagcaaagcttattaaatcctacccctccatctggtactttttcaatcggtaactgttacatttgttcacttcctgctttcctaatatagttagagggtttttttttttgttttattttattttatttttgtcacataccgaagtacgaggtgatataagcTGATTTTATCGACGGAGTGGATATTCGTGACGTTGATATTTATCTGATTATatcttgtacagtaaacctcggatatatcggattcaattgttcccactggttttgtccgatataagcgaaatccgttatatgcgtataccggaaaatgtccgttttacgcatatatcggatttatatccggtatatgcgtaaatcggattttatccgttataaaaaggcacttccttgactatgtttccaatgtacgtggacgcgcaggcaacgctgcaaacgctgcaaatgacgtcgtatagcagcctgtcacgattcggcgaatcggagcgccacgatgcggccatgcgatatatgcgagggaaatttaatggaaatgcattggaacgggactggagattttgtacgaaataggcgaaatccgttataaaaaatccgatatatgcaatgaatttttattggaaatgcattacaaaaaaatcggttcttttttatctgtccgttgtgagtgaattttcgatatatccgaggtttactgtagtaaagcgtttttaatccagaaaaaaaaatgctcaatcgtcaaacaataatttgtgaaacaaaaggtgagaaaaatacacagagaaatggaagcgctagattttgtagcttgtgcaaaaatcagcactttggtattggatctaaaaTCGGTGGCGTTTCATTGTGAccgcttcaaattgtcacagcaatgggattcactcacctgtgccatcatttgatttaataaaatactcgtttaggaggcactgtttcatcactttttggtgttttccttcagaagttgttgaagaattagaccatgttggcagggacgccatgatagatgttttcgtagtcaaacgatcgctgattggtttaAATAaacggtctaaataaacgattcagtctgtgttttaccaacacccaacaagaaccgctttaaaaaaaaaaaaaactcttcgcagtatggcatgctaaagtgcacttgcccaacgggaatatcactgattggatttacttgacCGAATTTTGTTtgaacttgccccgggccatcggtacatcgttattgtcgagccctggtatCCACTTTTGTAACACCTTCTGTCCATCGTACAAACATGGGTGTGGTTGAAAGTACCGATTAATTAACCATTATTTCCAATTGGACACGGCCGTCGCCATTTTGTTGCCACAGCAACAGCAAAAAGCACAAACAAGCTAGAAACTATGAATTCACTTAAGCAAAGCCAGGGTCGGCGATAGTGACTTCGGGATTAAGTCTGAAAATcagtatttttttcacaaatatttacaaaaacacCTTAGGGATATTTATTGGATGAGAATGTCCATAATCTAAAACTTGAATGACTCACAGAGAACATTTACAGACCGTTTTTTGATTCTATGATACCAGCGTTCAGTTGTCCAAAACAAGCCATTTGCAGCGAACTGGCTCGTTTTATGTTACGAGGCTGCCAAGTCCGTCTTCAATCTTGAGTCACATACAGTCTTCGGCTACATTTACTAtcgctttattttttatttttttcgaaGCGTAACTCCCACCAACTGGCAGTCATCACATACATCTCACTTTCTCATAGATGACTGCCAAAGGCTCACTCGCtcgcttgcttgcttgcttatTGTGTTCTGTTGCCAAGTCTCTTTTTTTGTGCCGTTTCAATCCAACTTCCCTTCATTCATCCTTGACAATCTCTCTGATACGCCATGAGAGAAATGTATCATTCGAGGTCAGGAGAGAGAGACCGAGTGCCAAGCAAAAAAAGGCCGAaacgcttaaaaaaaaaaaaaaaaggaggaaatacAGAGAAATATAGAAGACGAAAGGCAATGTGTAGTCACCTGTTTGATTAGGAGAATGGCTGACGGAATCCCGAATGGGAGCCATGCctggaaaaagagagagagagagagagagagagaggaaaggcTGTCAAACAGAGTTAAGATAGAACTTTGGCTGaggacgacaaaaaaaaaaaaaagggagatgaAGCTTGAAAAGAGGAGAcagaattaaattaaagaaacGAGCAAACAAGAGTCGGAGGAGCTGAAAGGAGTGTTAATAGGCGGATCCAGCCAGATGTGCGGCCTTAATTACCGGTTGCAGATGTGTAC comes from Doryrhamphus excisus isolate RoL2022-K1 chromosome 15, RoL_Dexc_1.0, whole genome shotgun sequence and encodes:
- the LOC131102972 gene encoding trinucleotide repeat-containing gene 6A protein-like isoform X4; the protein is MDADSSPSTGSEKNFGAIAATTGMMSANASSSASSPSSAMMVGVSLNGDSNGNSRQVNGGLGTICGANNGNSNMTGPPHLSAAGSGGIDSNNMGNHNKLVNNSSVWGTQPGNTITTSSGSTTYMNGDSTPNTIHPNANHGAWSQNPSPSPLSQGQRPPQPQGMNSKLALAPQQGPLLGWGGMAAPDNGAMMEDMEVNHGTSSGNVLGSGNGGNGGLQPANLNTESNGPNNTITMNTTSSSTTTTTNATMTSSPPNSIASPQMSGECSWGSIGGGSGGLLPNGNTSSAPQHPQGETGRPGTFGTPWDASTCFGDKGPPNLDTVNPQSGNPQMSSTAAFKSNNNHHGAGAPRWDQGPAGNPNQWGGGVGSNQIPGSTGTVNQTAMGSSLGVPRPWGSSASSSSSSSSTSTKMSAAEWGTSHGGNPSDAESHKGSAANNGWKSLEDDAMGMGAGGPGSASLAGVTGGWGRSGGSEGSGESSGGQSSSDREGSLSKGGNRRKANSAPFAPVPSRTDVDPRVLSNTGWGQTPIRQNTAWDVNPPSNNQPPAPRSDERKHSSGWGTGQAAPSQTSGGSGWGSGPGCAGSDTGSTGWGDQRSNSGWDNKGPASGGGWDDGSAYKGGNISKDERSNTWTNAPKPQQSWASNSGNGDESWGNGGDGPRAGSNNHWGDSHKGAGSVGWDSDSDRSGSGCWSEPGRTNTNTTSSSNTWGGSGGSNTPDQSTPNPGSNWGDPVHKSNLQNKSQSWGEPAKNQQGAQNWGESTSKSSHASSEWGKGPDSNMSRGNNKPTGWLGGPIPTVGPKDEAATGWEEPSPESIRRRMEIDDGTAAWGDPGKYNGGSVNMWNRTSQSDQDGTSPSSQHPSHSSTHSSQPMQPHGQDKSGSSGWGDPYPPQKESSTWGEPSSAAPVTVDNGTSAWGKPVDTNSGWEEPTRDNREPASGWGGRHKSAGLGSKPMETWCGEDVSMSNSWDQEEEVEIGMWTNNPQDNRSHDHNTWNYKHRGSNKMNKPINKPDEPWMKHFMNQFNNMNFSRDSPDDCMKTGVGMVQDKRMDSMGDFNGVMGKNPGSQHQLPKESTMDRSSYYDKNVNPMLAQGRGGLHSQLPHPNYRNQVPPPILPPQVPPSLLKYPGGNGALNPLLGPQQVAVLNQLSQLNQLSQLNQLSQLNQLQRLLLQQQQQQQKAQSQRVMPVGRQPEQTRPIGSSPSMMQPPRHLDPSLLKQSPALKPYLDNYLPHNSPDMQKDASTLGSFSNFPLSLNSNLNVSLDMGVGTNAGGALGYKEPPQSRLKKLWVADPLEQNSKSGAISSGMRLEDSFYDFLSPGPSPLSPAGQSMGSVGDGWPSRANSPPPHGNTVTWPPEFRPGEPWKGYPDIDPETDPYVTPGSVINNLSINTVRDTDHLRDRNNGPSSSLNTTMPSNSAWSSIRASSHSGSLTSTAQSTSARPSESKWSPGGGSVSNSSLAHELWKVPLPPKPLSVAAPSRPPPGLTSQKPSAASSGWDGSALRLGGWGSSDSTYTPGSSWGDSSSSGGSSSSSGRTQWLVLKNLTPQIDGSTLRTLCMQHGPLTTFHLTPHGSAVVCYNSKDEAAKAQKSLHMCVLGNTTILAKFASEEEINRFFAQGQSLATPSSAWQAIGSSQSRMDQSHPFPSRAAEPSQWNSSDLHASSLWGGPNYSSSLWGNPGGTEAARIGSPSPITSFLPVDHLTGSGDSM
- the LOC131102972 gene encoding trinucleotide repeat-containing gene 6A protein-like isoform X2, with the protein product MAPIRDSVSHSPNQTGLEHPGLDSQYEPSPWSSGSPCSSDGNSNWGKVLVDGSTDKANNPSSTNSSVWPPSSSSFSCSSSSSGCGSGSDPELASECMDADSSPSTGSEKNFGAIAATTGMMSANASSSASSPSSAMMVGVSLNGDSNGNSRQVNGGLGTICGANNGNSNMTGPPHLSAAGSGGIDSNNMGNHNKLVNNSSVWGTQPGNTITTSSGSTTYMNGDSTPNTIHPNANHGAWSQNPSPSPLSQGQRPPQPQGMNSKLALAPQQGPLLGWGGMAAPDNGAMMEDMEVNHGTSSGNVLGSGNGGNGGLQPANLNTESNGPNNTITMNTTSSSTTTTTNATMTSSPPNSIASPQMSGECSWGSIGGGSGGLLPNGNTSSAPQHPQGETGRPGTFGTPWDASTCFGDKGPPNLDTVNPQSGNPQMSSTAAFKSNNNHHGAGAPRWDQGPAGNPNQWGGGVGSNQIPGSTGTVNQTAMGSSLGVPRPWGSSASSSSSSSSTSTKMSAAEWGTSHGGNPSDAESHKGSAANNGWKSLEDDAMGMGAGGPGSASLAGVTGGWGRSGGSEGSGESSGGQSSSDREGSLSKGGNRRKANSAPFAPVPSRTDVDPRVLSNTGWGQTPIRQNTAWDVNPPSNNQPPAPRSDERKHSSGWGTGQAAPSQTSGGSGWGSGPGCAGSDTGSTGWGDQRSNSGWDNKGPASGGGWDDGSAYKGGNISKDERSNTWTNAPKPQQSWASNSGNGDESWGNGGDGPRAGSNNHWGDSHKGAGSVGWDSDSDRSGSGCWSEPGRTNTNTTSSSNTWGGSGGSNTPDQSTPNPGSNWGDPVHKSNLQNKSQSWGEPAKNQQGAQNWGESTSKSSHASSEWGKGPDSNMSRGNNKPTGWLGGPIPTVGPKDEAATGWEEPSPESIRRRMEIDDGTAAWGDPGKYNGGSVNMWNRTSQSDQDGTSPSSQHPSHSSTHSSQPMQPHGQDKSGSSGWGDPYPPQKESSTWGEPSSAAPVTVDNGTSAWGKPVDTNSGWEEPTRDNREPASGWGGRHKSGLGSKPMETWCGEDVSMSNSWDQEEEVEIGMWTNNPQDNRSHDHNTWNYKHRGSNKMNKPINKPDEPWMKHFMNQFNNMNFSRDSPDDCMKTGVGMVQDKRMDSMGDFNGVMGKNPGSQHQLPKESTMDRSSYYDKNVNPMLAQGRGGLHSQLPHPNYRNQVPPPILPPQVPPSLLKYPGGNGALNPLLGPQQVAVLNQLSQLNQLSQLNQLSQLNQLQRLLLQQQQQQQKAQSQRVMPVGRQPEQTRPIGSSPSMMQPPRHLDPSLLKQSPALKPYLDNYLPHNSPDMQKDASTLGSFSNFPLSLNSNLNVSLDMGVGTNAGGALGYKEPPQSRLKKLWVADPLEQNSKSGAISSGMRLEDSFYDFLSPGPSPLSPAGQSMGSVGDGWPSRANSPPPHGNTVTWPPEFRPGEPWKGYPDIDPETDPYVTPGSVINNLSINTVRDTDHLRDRNNGPSSSLNTTMPSNSAWSSIRASSHSGSLTSTAQSTSARPSESKWSPGGGSVSNSSLAHELWKVPLPPKPLSVAAPSRPPPGLTSQKPSAASSGWDGSALRLGGWGSSDSTYTPGSSWGDSSSSGGSSSSSGRTQWLVLKNLTPQIDGSTLRTLCMQHGPLTTFHLTPHGSAVVCYNSKDEAAKAQKSLHMCVLGNTTILAKFASEEEINRFFAQGQSLATPSSAWQAIGSSQSRMDQSHPFPSRAAEPSQWNSSDLHASSLWGGPNYSSSLWGNPGGTEAARIGSPSPITSFLPVDHLTGSGDSM
- the LOC131102972 gene encoding trinucleotide repeat-containing gene 6A protein-like isoform X3, whose protein sequence is MAPIRDSVSHSPNQTGLEHPGLDSQYEPSPWSSGSPCSSDGNSNWGKVLVDGSTDKANNPSSTNSSVWPPSSSSFSCSSSSSGCGSGSDPELASECMDADSSPSTGSEKNFGAIAATTGMMSANASSSASSPSSAMMVGVSLNGDSNGNSRQVNGGLGTICGANNGNSNMTGPPHLSAAGSGGIDSNNMGNHNKLVNNSSVWGTQPGNTITTSSGSTTYMNGDSTPNTIHPNANHGAWSQNPSPSPLSQGQRPPQPQGMNSKLALAPQQGPLLGWGGMAAPDNGAMMEDMEVNHGTSSGNVLGSGNGGNGGLQPANLNTESNGPNNTITMNTTSSSTTTTTNATMTSSPPNSIASPQMSGECSWGSIGGGSGGLLPNGNTSSAPQHPQGETGRPGTFGTPWDASTCFGDKGPPNLDTVNPQSGNPQMSSTAAFKSNNNHHGAGAPRWDQGPAGNPNQWGGGVGSNQIPGSTGTVNQTAMGSSLGVPRPWGSSASSSSSSSSTSTKMSAAEWGTSHGGNPSDAESHKGSAANNGWKSLEDDAMGMGAGGPGSASLAGVTGGWGRSGGSEGSGESSGGQSSSDREGSLSKGGNRRKANSAPFAPVPSRTDVDPRVLSNTGWGQTPIRQNTAWDVNPPSNNQPPAPRSDERKHSSGWGTGQAAPSQTSGGSGWGSGPGCAGSDTGSTGWGDQRSNSGWDNKGPASGGGWDDGSAYKGGNISKDERSNTWTNAPKPQQSWASNSGNGDESWGNGGDGPRAGSNNHWGDSHKGAGSVGWDSDSDRSGSGCWSEPGRTNTNTTSSSNTWGGSGGSNTPDQSTPNPGSNWGDPVHKSNLQNKSQSWGEPAKNQQGAQNWGESTSKSSHASSEWGKGPDSNMSRGNNKPTGWLGGPIPTVGPKDEAATGWEEPSPESIRRRMEIDDGTAAWGDPGKYNGGSVNMWNRTSQSDQDGTSPSSQHPSHSSTHSSQPMQPHGQDKSGSSGWGDPYPPQKESSTWGEPSSAAPVTVDNGTSAWGKPVDTNSGWEEPTRDNREPASGWGGRHKSAGLGSKPMETWCGEDVSMSNSWDQEEEVEIGMWTNNPQDNRSHDHNTWNYKHRGSNKMNKPINKPDEPWMKHFMNQFNNMNFSRDSPDDCMKTGVGMVQDKRMDSMGDFNGVMGKNPGSQHQLPKESTMDRSSYYDKVPPSLLKYPGGNGALNPLLGPQQVAVLNQLSQLNQLSQLNQLSQLNQLQRLLLQQQQQQQKAQSQRVMPVGRQPEQTRPIGSSPSMMQPPRHLDPSLLKQSPALKPYLDNYLPHNSPDMQKDASTLGSFSNFPLSLNSNLNVSLDMGVGTNAGGALGYKEPPQSRLKKLWVADPLEQNSKSGAISSGMRLEDSFYDFLSPGPSPLSPAGQSMGSVGDGWPSRANSPPPHGNTVTWPPEFRPGEPWKGYPDIDPETDPYVTPGSVINNLSINTVRDTDHLRDRNNGPSSSLNTTMPSNSAWSSIRASSHSGSLTSTAQSTSARPSESKWSPGGGSVSNSSLAHELWKVPLPPKPLSVAAPSRPPPGLTSQKPSAASSGWDGSALRLGGWGSSDSTYTPGSSWGDSSSSGGSSSSSGRTQWLVLKNLTPQIDGSTLRTLCMQHGPLTTFHLTPHGSAVVCYNSKDEAAKAQKSLHMCVLGNTTILAKFASEEEINRFFAQGQSLATPSSAWQAIGSSQSRMDQSHPFPSRAAEPSQWNSSDLHASSLWGGPNYSSSLWGNPGGTEAARIGSPSPITSFLPVDHLTGSGDSM
- the LOC131102972 gene encoding trinucleotide repeat-containing gene 6A protein-like isoform X1 is translated as MAPIRDSVSHSPNQTGLEHPGLDSQYEPSPWSSGSPCSSDGNSNWGKVLVDGSTDKANNPSSTNSSVWPPSSSSFSCSSSSSGCGSGSDPELASECMDADSSPSTGSEKNFGAIAATTGMMSANASSSASSPSSAMMVGVSLNGDSNGNSRQVNGGLGTICGANNGNSNMTGPPHLSAAGSGGIDSNNMGNHNKLVNNSSVWGTQPGNTITTSSGSTTYMNGDSTPNTIHPNANHGAWSQNPSPSPLSQGQRPPQPQGMNSKLALAPQQGPLLGWGGMAAPDNGAMMEDMEVNHGTSSGNVLGSGNGGNGGLQPANLNTESNGPNNTITMNTTSSSTTTTTNATMTSSPPNSIASPQMSGECSWGSIGGGSGGLLPNGNTSSAPQHPQGETGRPGTFGTPWDASTCFGDKGPPNLDTVNPQSGNPQMSSTAAFKSNNNHHGAGAPRWDQGPAGNPNQWGGGVGSNQIPGSTGTVNQTAMGSSLGVPRPWGSSASSSSSSSSTSTKMSAAEWGTSHGGNPSDAESHKGSAANNGWKSLEDDAMGMGAGGPGSASLAGVTGGWGRSGGSEGSGESSGGQSSSDREGSLSKGGNRRKANSAPFAPVPSRTDVDPRVLSNTGWGQTPIRQNTAWDVNPPSNNQPPAPRSDERKHSSGWGTGQAAPSQTSGGSGWGSGPGCAGSDTGSTGWGDQRSNSGWDNKGPASGGGWDDGSAYKGGNISKDERSNTWTNAPKPQQSWASNSGNGDESWGNGGDGPRAGSNNHWGDSHKGAGSVGWDSDSDRSGSGCWSEPGRTNTNTTSSSNTWGGSGGSNTPDQSTPNPGSNWGDPVHKSNLQNKSQSWGEPAKNQQGAQNWGESTSKSSHASSEWGKGPDSNMSRGNNKPTGWLGGPIPTVGPKDEAATGWEEPSPESIRRRMEIDDGTAAWGDPGKYNGGSVNMWNRTSQSDQDGTSPSSQHPSHSSTHSSQPMQPHGQDKSGSSGWGDPYPPQKESSTWGEPSSAAPVTVDNGTSAWGKPVDTNSGWEEPTRDNREPASGWGGRHKSAGLGSKPMETWCGEDVSMSNSWDQEEEVEIGMWTNNPQDNRSHDHNTWNYKHRGSNKMNKPINKPDEPWMKHFMNQFNNMNFSRDSPDDCMKTGVGMVQDKRMDSMGDFNGVMGKNPGSQHQLPKESTMDRSSYYDKNVNPMLAQGRGGLHSQLPHPNYRNQVPPPILPPQVPPSLLKYPGGNGALNPLLGPQQVAVLNQLSQLNQLSQLNQLSQLNQLQRLLLQQQQQQQKAQSQRVMPVGRQPEQTRPIGSSPSMMQPPRHLDPSLLKQSPALKPYLDNYLPHNSPDMQKDASTLGSFSNFPLSLNSNLNVSLDMGVGTNAGGALGYKEPPQSRLKKLWVADPLEQNSKSGAISSGMRLEDSFYDFLSPGPSPLSPAGQSMGSVGDGWPSRANSPPPHGNTVTWPPEFRPGEPWKGYPDIDPETDPYVTPGSVINNLSINTVRDTDHLRDRNNGPSSSLNTTMPSNSAWSSIRASSHSGSLTSTAQSTSARPSESKWSPGGGSVSNSSLAHELWKVPLPPKPLSVAAPSRPPPGLTSQKPSAASSGWDGSALRLGGWGSSDSTYTPGSSWGDSSSSGGSSSSSGRTQWLVLKNLTPQIDGSTLRTLCMQHGPLTTFHLTPHGSAVVCYNSKDEAAKAQKSLHMCVLGNTTILAKFASEEEINRFFAQGQSLATPSSAWQAIGSSQSRMDQSHPFPSRAAEPSQWNSSDLHASSLWGGPNYSSSLWGNPGGTEAARIGSPSPITSFLPVDHLTGSGDSM